A single Aspergillus puulaauensis MK2 DNA, chromosome 7, nearly complete sequence DNA region contains:
- a CDS encoding uncharacterized protein (TransMembrane:1 (i92-113o)), whose translation MGIGYSTREPTVHSHQSLTDWDCSRCDAQFSRFQKRSPVSPVSSPQTGLEQVSIVVVTSDHLSSRRVRLRTAGSRERRKGEGEGERKWKTCLAWYCLFVSCLFVGITMGEFLGCVPSPSEARPPQLTAVGLSLQRLHAIRCAGSG comes from the coding sequence ATGGGTATTGGATACTCAACTCGTGAACCGACAGTCCACAGTCACCAGTCGCTGACTGACTGGGATTGCTCCCGGTGCGATGCCCAGTTTTCAAGGTTTCAGAAACGGTCTCCAGTGTCTCCAGTTTCATCTCCACAGACTGGGCTCGAACAGGTGTCCATCGTCGTGGTGACCAGTGACCACTTGTCCAGTCGTCGCGTCAGACTTCGGACTGCTGGGTCtcgagaaaggaggaagggagaaggagaaggagaaaggaagtgGAAGACTTGCTTGGCTTGGTATTGTTTGTTCGTGTCGTGCTTGTTTGTCGGCATCACGATGGGCGAGTTCCTCGGTTGTGTTCCTTCGCCGAGCGAAGCGAGACCGCCGCAACTGACTGCAGTGGGACTGAGCCTGCAGCGACTGCATGCCATACGATGCGCTGGGTCGGGATGA
- a CDS encoding uncharacterized protein (COG:S;~EggNog:ENOG410Q1MW) — MREMSSKFIEILDVHDATPRISDSDVRLEDVLADHEAFVSPSASSTVNSNSSKVSLDRERVDRASTSPSPSPTSPTSPAQRWKRLSNILTATKRLPV, encoded by the coding sequence ATGCGCGAGATGTCCTCGAAATTCATTGAAATCCTCGACGTCCACGATGCCACCCCGCGCATCTCCGACTCAGACGTGCGCCTCGAAGACGTCCTCGCCGACCACGAGGCCTTTGTCTCGCCGTCCGCCTCATCAACCGTCaattccaactcctccaaggTCAGCCTCGACAGGGAACGCGTGGACCGTGCTTCAAcctccccgtccccgtccccgaCAAGTCCAACTTCGCCCGCgcagcggtggaagaggctgagcaaTATCCTCACTGCTACGAAACGGCTGCCGGTTTGA
- a CDS encoding uncharacterized protein (COG:S;~EggNog:ENOG410PYQ3;~InterPro:IPR021858), whose translation MPWQFIDSSNNSRSNLTQVKRHVMHEYMRQKRQDDGTQETEGKPSKSHNTRPRTKRPKAGQKTKKKSTDSTESECGQLAQEPQSCSEISISGQRPNSPLSQGIDYTPAIRCQLVSVFLDAYLPSVSNPHQRIGGDFTGALPFRLGDSPMLDYAITALCAVYVGSSWQDRMLYREGVESYARAVQCLRGCIERSTTTQDMLYVTAALQTYEVVQPSQHGMAGWSAHVQGCRALLRHGRDGSDSALNDDELYRHMQMVIIAEAVVHRKSAYVPNPAWRPKTRTLFDQGLDFLVSGTSLMAEIRRLEQDRRRDKRTAGHRLLQECVRMEGELNIQYSALRSCMGFPDLWNTDEYEEHESDELEDLFFDDAFCFQSFPVAQVYSLHWATQLLTYMAIERLCCILDEPVVPGQPSAFLFTRSYRDIIDLASSSAVMICQSVKYCFSPGMNAFGVQVLFVRLWLANQFYHARPGFEKEYVWCQRIIRKITDSGFQGAPDFMNIHWPPLRKLRNDT comes from the exons ATGCCGTGGCAATTTATTGATAGTTCGAATAATAGCCGCAGCAATCTTACTCAAGTCAAGCGCCATGTTATGCATGAGTACATGCGCCAAAAGCGCCAGGATGACGGTACTCAGGAGACAGAGGGGAAACCCAGCAAATCACATAACACACGTCCGCGGACAAAACGGCCCAAGGCCGGCCAAaagacgaagaaaaagagcacCGACTCTACAGAATCCGAATGTGGACAGCTCGCTCAGGAACCCCAGTCTTGCTCGGAAATTTCCATTTCGGGACAGAGGCCAAATTCACCATTGTCTCAGGGCATAGATTACACTCCTGCCATTCGGTGCCAGCTGGTGTCTGTTTTTCTCGATGCCTATTTGCCTTCTGTCTCGAATCCACACCAAAGAATCGGGGGAGACTTTACTGGCGCGCTCCCGTTTAGGCTGGGTGATTCCCCAATGCTGGACTATGCAATCACAGCGTTATGTGCCGTCTATGTGGGGTCCTCCTGGCAGGATAGGATGCTTTACCGGGAAGGTGTTGAGAGTTATGCCAGGGCGGTCCAATGTCTTCGTGGGTGCATCGAGCGTTCTACCACGACGCAAGATATGCTCTACGTGACTGCTGCCTTGCAAACATATGAG GTTGTCCAGCCGTCGCAACATGgtatggctggctggagtgCGCATGTCCAGGGGTGCAGAGCGCTGTTACGACATGGGCGTGATGGCTCGGACTCGGCGTTGAATGACGATGAACTGTATCGCCATATGCAGATGGTTATT ATTGCTGAGGCTGTAGTTCATCGGAAATCTGCCTACGTCCCCAACCCTGCCTGGCGTCCGAAAACGCGCACGCTATTCGACCAGGGTCTCGATTTCCTGGTCAGCGGTACCTCGCTAATGGCAGAGATTCGTCGTCTGGAACAGGACAGGCGCCGAGATAAACGCACTGCAGGCCATCGTCTCCTGCAGGAATGTGTGCGCATGGAGGGTGAATTGAACATTCAATACTCTGCTCTGCGCTCTTGCATGGGGTTTCCGGATCTATGGAATACAGACGAATATGAAGAGCACGAAAGCGACGAATTGGAAgatctcttcttcgacgatgCCTTTTGCTTCCAGTCGTTCCCCGTGGCGCAGGTCTATTCGCTGCACTGGGCCACGCAGCTTCTGACATATATGGCCATCGAGAGACTCTGCTGTATTCTGGACGAGCCCGTGGTTCCTGGACAACCCTCCGCATTCCTATTCACGCGGTCGTACAGGGACATCATCGACCTGGCGAGTTCGTCTGCTGTAATGATCTGCCAGTCCGTCAAGTACTGTTTCAGCCCAGGGATGAACGCCTTTGGTGTCCAGGTCTTGTTCGTGCGCCTGTGGCTCGCGAATCAATTCTACCATGCCCGCCCTGGATTCGAGAAAGAGTATGTCTGGTGTCAGAGAATTATCCGTAAAATCACAGATTCAGGGTTCCAGGGCGCGCCGGACTTTATGAATATACACTGGCCTCCTTTGCGGAAACTACGAAATGACACTTGA
- the RHO4 gene encoding Rho GTPase (COG:S;~EggNog:ENOG410PFVZ;~InterPro:IPR005225,IPR001806,IPR027417,IPR003578;~PFAM:PF08477,PF00071;~go_function: GO:0003924 - GTPase activity [Evidence IEA];~go_function: GO:0005525 - GTP binding [Evidence IEA];~go_process: GO:0007264 - small GTPase mediated signal transduction [Evidence IEA]): MSGTMYDDQYYATSRRHSLVTPPPSTAPRHSRMRSQSVRVSNGTVSTDNSMSSGRVSEATNITQPPAYSKKFVVVGDGGCGKTCLLISYSQGYFPEKYVPTVFENYITQTLHRRSGKTVELALWDTAGQEEYDRLRPLSYPETDLLFVCFAIDCPASLENVMDKWYPEVLHFCPTTPIILVGLKSDLRNKRTCIELLKTQGLTPITPEQGQAVAGTMNASYVECSSKEMRGVDSVFQLAVDTVVSVEDQNWDSQVPSSSGKPSKSNNGGSGGGRKKIKKRSCKIL, from the exons ATGTCTGGGACGATGTACGACGACCAGTATTATGCGACTTCGCGCCGCCATTCCCTCGTCACTCCTCCGCCCTCGACGGCCCCAAGACACAGCCGGATGCGCAGCCAGAGTGTTAGAGTCAGCAACGGTACAGTCAGCACAGATAACAGCATGTCTAGTGGGAGGGTATCAGAAGCCACGAATATTACCCAGCCTCCGGCCTATTCCAAGAAGTTTGTTGTGGTGGGAGACGGAGGATGCGGGAAAACATGCCTGTTGATAAGTTACTCGCAAGGCTACTTTCCAGAG AAATACGTCCCCACGGTATTTGAAAACTATATAACGCAAACCCTCCACCGACGGTCGGGGAAGACCGTGGAGTTGGCGCTCTGGGATACTGCTGGCCAGGAGGAATACGACAGACTACGCCCTCTTTCATACCCCGAGACCGAccttttgtttgtttgcttcgCCATCGATTGTCCTGCATCCCTTGAAAATGTCATGGATAAG TGGTATCCCGAGGTTCTGCATTTCTGCCCCACGACTCCGATCATCCTTGTTGGGCTGAAATCCGACCTGCGAAACAAGAGAACATGCATTGAGCTTCTGAAAACGCAAGGCCTGACACCTATCACTCCCGAACAAGGCCAGGCCGTGGCCGGTACGATGAACGCATCTTACGTAGAGTGCAGCAGCAAAGAGATGCGCGGCGTGGACTCTGTCTTCCAGCTAGCAGTGGACACTGTAGTGTCCGTCGAAGATCAAAACTGGGACAGTCAAGTCCCGTCATCTTCTGGGAAACCTAGCAAGTCTAATAATGGTggcagtggtggtggccgcaagaagatcaagaagcgCAGCTGCAAGATCTTGTAA
- a CDS encoding uncharacterized protein (COG:S;~EggNog:ENOG410PIJH;~TransMembrane:2 (o291-313i334-356o)): MGGFATETTYIDESDQQRTLRRILLPQGISILARTGYLPIIDVQEIAERSKADVFAKSAVVGQCLWFALQVLGRLCQKLPVTPLETHTAIHVGCAMIIYAVWMRKPYNLSQCIVVRGENMDYIGALFNFYDISRKVFRDEMQQYEEGRMEYWKQRIIDSSRGISDFRPPPGRPILKSIGELLDEYQAPLSNMPSDEKIKILHVIAVDAARGLQLLESKGCYDFRPVSLGNLNLLSQGSQDITIRRVWGGWSTDVGHEPSASKAVHALFNVLYGGFHLLAWSSFFPSTVECWLWRGSALCLVSVPLWGALWILWWTAARSRHRALYLISNGDLDIVAAPLFFVILVVYTLARCYFLIEALIGLRLLPVTAYQTVKWASFLPHVS, from the coding sequence ATGGGCGGCTTTGCAACTGAAACCACATATATTGACGAATCCGACCAACAACGCACTCTCCGTCGCATCCTTCTGCCACAGGGAATCTCAATCCTCGCTAGAACTGGATACCTGCCCATCATCGATGTCCAGGAGATTGCAGAACGGAGCAAGGCGGATGTATTCGCCAAAAGCGCTGTCGTTGGCCAATGTCTCTGGTTTGCGCTCCAGGTATTAGGACGATTATGCCAGAAGTTACCGGTGACGCCACTGGAGACGCACACTGCGATTCATGTAGGCTGCGCAATGATCATCTACGCAGTGTGGATGCGAAAGCCATACAACCTGTCACAGTGTATCGTTGTCCGAGGGGAGAACATGGACTACATCGGAGCGCTCTTCAATTTCTATGACATCAGTCGGAAGGTATTCCGTGATGAAATGCAGCAGTACGAAGAGGGCCGCATGGAGTATTGGAAGCAGCGCATCATCGACTCGTCTCGAGGAATCTCCGATTTCAGACCACCTCCCGGTCGTCCAATTCTCAAGTCGATAGGCGAGCTTCTGGATGAATACCAGGCGCCTCTGTCAAACATGCCATCAgatgagaagatcaagatcTTACATGTAATTGCAGTAGATGCCGCCAGAGGTCTCCAACTCCTAGAAAGCAAAGGGTGTTATGACTTCCGACCCGTCTCGCTCGGGAACCTGAACCTCCTCAGCCAGGGCAGCCAGGATATAACTATACGACGAGTCTGGGGCGGCTGGAGCACAGACGTTGGACACGAACCAAGCGCCTCAAAAGCCGTGCACGCACTCTTCAACGTCCTCTACGGCGGTTTCCACCTGCTGGCATGgtcttccttcttcccatccaCCGTAGAgtgctggctctggcgggGTTCAGCGCTCTGTCTTGTCTCCGTCCCACTGTGGGGGGCGCTATGGATCCTATGGTGGACGGCTGCACGGTCTCGTCATAGGGCGCTCTACCTAATCAGCAATGGGGATCTGGATATCGTTGCCGCACCGCTTTTCTTCGTCATTCTGGTGGTGTATACCCTGGCCAGGTGTTATTTTCTGATTGAGGCGCTTATCGGCCTGAGGCTTTTGCCTGTGACGGCATACCAGACGGTCAAGTGGGCCTCGTTTTTGCCTCATGTTTCGTAA
- a CDS encoding SUMO protease ULP1 (COG:O;~EggNog:ENOG410PPR8;~InterPro:IPR003653,IPR038765;~MEROPS:MER0005204;~PFAM:PF02902;~go_function: GO:0008234 - cysteine-type peptidase activity [Evidence IEA];~go_process: GO:0006508 - proteolysis [Evidence IEA]) — MSNPTNNAQQEMEDVDMMDASPYGSPQGALQAHTFSGMDLSNPHRGYTPEGMKKIVPFAGSDFPGSNTQFLHPPKEKMKLPLSVMARHACQKVPGQKSFHFSANSERQQQSTGPVLPRVTEIQAYRTPTPYKPASTTYGPGLDTFNHDRLSTMISSNRELYKLSNNKLYGSKMYDPKKWNTKELGLTGQAQGSQKWNTTQNSSLTGFKPTARPLVSQNTSRDSSFSSFDTQKSTDDGKENSFDSVTSVSTAPSYLPQKPPVVGKATNGFDTLTTSSTASSLQPSRLAANRKPKTLAELQADPSYQPPRFSQEEKQAMRAARLDPRSAPWAPPTVAEEFARSSSMTYEPYRRPADGGAANVSGPFNGLSHQPRGYFADDSANCLSNPSPDFPNILAGAPNQPRDYSADGNANGFFNPSLPPPSVFAGQPRGYSADGKATDTSNPHGLSNLFAGPPNQPRGYSADGKATDTSNQFIDASQQAYENPADGKATGLSNLFSTPKFHTRKRGNADDFMALFGTPSSNLRKRSVDEEIRSGEPHTATADVASGSASKYRRLSGDEPSIGTAGGEPTTPDHVPTVAQRTSFASPSQPVLEQTAASATLGSPSSTAGPATPVNAHQATNSTTTDSVPGCWPVTPTSTPHHSLPDVATHAGGAFMSGSLPPAQPEHSSAQDSPNNGNNEMLPMRPAEGAWNNYYVTLQQAYLTFQRQMAQPAASVFRGAFGGAMAAASSVTQRVMGSNVTQRVLGYVRQRRRDRARARSPPPGSSPVRANTRNMSPELRERLHSNQWRRDRGYPVNDEYPFPALAFDSPHISPTPTPSTQHEAIESPSTPSSQLQREIIQSTVTNTDSERNRKHPAHPAIPQTPERPQAPRAGILKPRNSRTFRNSSQQTQDRIRRTRELNEALHIQGFDASLRTSRSKSEHRVRFQEPLVTVYDYEPPLTPELAPYLHPSLNNEHPNIEPPKTGLSKTESAEALEEEQKENIAPELLVERDSVPQDDFVPQHDLFVQHDYDVARDHILQAELSAPAAVVEPIEPAEPADLVEPFVDPWAQPPEFPYGPAVSAVRIFSHPDQPIPPGRTESIYADEWRRIEQEQQLEESSERIRPEGPAVRPLSEKWEKRVEDAMRMPNNRKIVDTLSGDPLTKRDLASCFTPMAWLNDEVINSYLAVIIDYLRRENNNDGRHDKPRYHAFNSFFFSNLRDKGYDSVRRWATRAKIGKNDLLNVDTVFIPVHNNSHWTLIVVKPVDKTIEHFDSLGSLSRRHVGVVKTWLKGELGPLFVEKDWAVLPSVSPQQDNGSDCGVFLLSTAKAIAANIDPLAYGPQDTLLLRKKIVAELMNGGLEGDLAPKDVYGDVLL, encoded by the coding sequence ATGTCGAACCCCACCAATAATGCGCAGCAAGaaatggaggatgtggacATGATGGACGCATCCCCATATGGCTCGCCTCAGGGAGCTTTACAAGCTCATACGTTCTCTGGCATGGATCTGAGCAATCCCCACCGAGGCTATACTCCGGAGGGCATGAAGAAAATAGTGCCTTTTGCCGGAAGTGATTTTCCTGGATCCAACACTCAATTCCTTCACCCACCTAAGGAGAAAATGAAATTACCCTTGTCCGTTATGGCTCGACACGCCTGCCAGAAAGTCCCCGGCCAGAAATCTTTTCACTTCTCTGCCAACTCCGAACGTCAGCAGCAATCGACTGGCCCCGTGCTTCCCCGCGTGACAGAGATCCAGGCTTATCGCACGCCGACCCCATACAAAccagcctcgaccacctATGGCCCTGGCCTTGATACCTTCAACCATGATCGTCTCTCAACCATGATCTCCAGCAACAGGGAGCTCTACAAGCTGTCCAATAACAAGCTGTACGGTAGCAAGATGTACGATCCGAAGAAGTGGAACACTAAGGAACTCGGCCTTACCGGGCAGGCGCAGGGCTCCCAGAAGTGGAACACCACTCAGAATTCTTCTTTGACTGGCTTCAAGCCTACTGCACGACCTTTGGTTTCCCAGAATACCAGTCGTGATTCGTCTTTTAGTAGCTTCGACACCCAAAAGTCCACGGATGATGGCAAAGAAAATAGCTTTGACTCCGTGACCTCTGTGTCAACAGCACCGTCGTACCTTCCCCAGAAACCTCCTGTTGTTGGCAAAGCAACCAACGGGTTCGACACTCTCACTACTTCCTCGACTGCATCATCGCTTCAGCCTAGCAGGCTTGCCGCTAATCGCAAACCGAAAACCCTTGCTGAACTGCAGGCTGATCCATCGTACCAACCTCCCCGATTCTctcaagaagaaaagcaagccATGCGAGCGGCGCGCTTGGATCCACGCTCTGCTCCGTGGGCACCTCCTACTGTAGCCGAAGAGTTCGCACGCTCTTCAAGTATGACATACGAACCATACAGACGTCCCGCTGATGGTGGAGCGGCTAACGTCTCAGGCCCATTCAATGGCCTGTCGCACCAGCCTCGCGGTTATTTTGCTGATGACAGTGCCAATTGTTTATCCAACCCTTCTCCTGACTTCCCAAACATTTTGGCTGGCGCCCCGAATCAGCCTCGCGATTATTCTGCTGATGGCAATGCAAATGGTTTCTTTAATCCTTCTCTTCCCCCCCCGAGCGTCTTCGCTGGTCAGCCTCGCGGTTATTCCGCTGATGGCAAGGCGACTGATACATCAAACCCTCATGGCCTCTCGAACCTCTTCGCTGGCCCGCCGAATCAGCCTCGCGGTTATTCCGCTGATGGCAAGGCAACTGATACATCAAACCAATTCATTGACGCCTCGCAACAAGCTTACGAAAACCCTGCTGATGGCAAAGCTACTGGTCTTTCAAACTTGTTCTCTACCCCGAAATTCCACACTCGCAAACGCGGCAACGCAGACGACTTTATGGCACTGTTTGGTACTCCATCTTCCAACCTGCGCAAACGctctgttgatgaagagattCGGAGTGGAGAGCCCCATACTGCGACTGCGGACGTTGCAAGTGGCTCCGCTTCGAAATATCGTCGTCTTAGTGGTGATGAACCCAGCATTGGTACTGCGGGCGGTGAGCCCACCACACCTGATCACGTTCCAACTGTGGCGCAGCGCACTTCGTTTGCCTCACCCTCCCAGCCCGTCCTAGAGCAAACTGCAGCATCTGCCACCCTCGGCTCACCTTCGAGCACTGCGGGTCCTGCAACTCCTGTGAATGCACACCAGGCAACCAACTCAACTACCACAGACTCTGTACCAGGCTGCTGGCCGGTGACTCCTACATCTACTCCCCACCATTCCTTGCCCGACGTGGCCACACATGCTGGAGGCGCCTTTATGTCAGGTTCACTACCCCCGGCGCAGCCCGAGCACTCCAGCGCTCAGGACTCGCCAAACAATGGAAATAACGAAATGCTGCCCATGCGTCCTGCTGAAGGCGCATGGAACAATTATTACGTTACCTTGCAACAGGCCTACCTCACCTTCCAACGCCAAATGGCGCAGCCAGCTGCAAGTGTGTTTCGCGGTGCATTCGGTGGTGCAATGGCTGCTGCCAGTTCTGTAACCCAGCGGGTGATGGGCAGTAACGTAACCCAAAGGGTGCTGGGCTATGTTAGACAGCGCCGCCGTGATCGCGCGCGTGCCCGTTCGCCTCCACCTGGCTCTTCACCTGTTCGCGCGAACACACGTAATATGTCTCCTGAACTACGAGAGCGTCTTCATTCCAACCAATGGAGAAGGGACCGAGGATATCCAGTAAATGATGAATATCCTTTCCCTGCACTCGCGTTCGACAGTCCTCATATTTCACCCactccaactccttcgaCTCAACATGAGGCTATCGAGTCACCGTCTACTCCTTCGAGTCAACTTCAGCGCGAGATAATTCAGTCAACAGTGACTAACACTGACTCTGAGCGTAATCGCAAACATCCTGCACACCCCGCTATCCCGCAGACCCCAGAGCGGCCTCAAGCACCTAGGGCGGGTATTCTGAAGCCCAGAAATTCCCGCACTTTTCGCAACTCGAGCCAGCAAACCCAGGACAGAATCCGCCGTACACGTGAGCTCAATGAAGCACTACACATTCAAGGCTTCGATGCCTCTCTCAGAACTAGCCGCTCAAAGTCTGAGCATAGGGTTCGCTTCCAAGAGCCTCTTGTCACTGTGTATGATTATGAACCCCCGCTTACCCCGGAGCTTGCTCCGTATCTTCACCCGTCTCTGAACAATGAACATCCGAACATTGAACCTCCGAAAACCGGGCTTTCAAAGACCGAGTCTGCTGAAGcacttgaagaagaacagaagGAGAACATTGCCCCTGAGCTGCTCGTTGAACGTGATTCTGTACCCCAGGATGATTTTGTTCCCCAGCATGACCTTTTTGTCCAGCACGATTATGATGTCGCGCGTGATCACATTCTCCAGGCGGAACTATCTGCCCCTGCCGCTGTCGTTGAACCCATTGAACCTGCCGAGCCTGCCGACCTTGTTGAACCCTTTGTGGACCCGTGGGCCCAGCCGCCAGAATTTCCTTACGGCCCAGCTGTGTCGGCTGTCAGAATCTTCTCTCATCCTGACCAACCAATCCCCCCCGGACGTACTGAGTCTATTTATGCCGATGAATGGCGAAGAATTGAACAAGAGCAGCAATTAGAAGAGAGTTCTGAGAGAATAAGACCCGAGGGGCCGGCTGTGCGTCCTTTGTCAGAGAAGTGGGAGAAGCGTGTTGAGGACGCTATGCGTATGCCAAACAACAGAAAGATTGTCGACACACTGTCTGGTGACCCCCTTACGAAGAGAGATCTGGCCAGCTGCTTCACCCCGATGGCATGGCTGAACGATGAGGTGATCAACTCGTATCTTGCTGTTATCATCGACTACCTGCGTCGCGAGAATAATAACGATGGGCGTCATGACAAGCCTCGTTATCATGCGTTTaactctttcttcttctccaacctgCGCGACAAGGGCTACGATTCCGTTCGGCGTTGGGCGACCCGTGCTAAGATCGGCAAAAACGATCTACTGAACGTTGACACGGTCTTCATCCCGGTTCATAACAACTCTCACTGGACTCTCATTGTTGTTAAACCAGTCGATAAAACCATTGAACACTTCGACTCTCTCGGGTCGCTTTCCCGCCGCCACGTCGGCGTCGTCAAGACGTGGCTGAAGGGCGAACTCGGGCCGCTCTTCGTCGAGAAGGACTGGGCGGTCCTGCCGTCTGTCTCGCCCCAGCAAGACAACGGCAGCGACTGCGGGGTGTTCTTGCTGTCTACAGCAAAGGCCATTGCGGCCAACATCGATCCGCTGGCCTACGGGCCACAAGacacccttcttcttcggaagAAGATTGTGGCGGAGTTGATGAACggggggttggagggagaCTTGGCTCCGAAAGATGTGTACGGGGACGTCTTGTTGTAA
- a CDS encoding PAP2 domain protein (COG:I;~EggNog:ENOG410PJT6;~InterPro:IPR036938,IPR000326;~PFAM:PF01569;~TransMembrane:9 (i61-86o92-113i134-156o168-186i193-216o228-244i256-276o296-315i501-523o)): MGPPAVDGQPDAGLRSLNHYRNQLPPWRYWPRQKLLPLVRYETPYLAWCQEKIRTPALDSYFAFTANLGTHTFFMVFLPILFWSGYPSLGRGMVHLLACGVFFSGFIKDLVCLPRPLSPPLQRITMSGSAALEYGFPSTHSTNAVSVAVYALYLLNSPETTLSDGLNFSLQTITYLYVTSIVLGRLYCGMHGFFDVVIGSALGIILAALHCAFEAAIEQYAQTGSGKQVVLVVLIILALVRLHPEPADDCPCFDDSVAFAGVMIGAQTAYWSLARANATWDTPHPATLPHYRYENIGWAKMGLRFAIGVFLLFAWREAMKPALLRILPPVFRGLEKLGLILPRRFFTNASQYTTVPAQLKDHEVMPSFSDIPSIVANIRHPRRRAVSIGPQSEADAYETLAYREKRRRDSLSSPYRGSPATEPVQEEDASTSATSVPRLSRKPSKLDEYEHMMGRGTTAIDVRSQSPEGTEPFPEFVSDERDEEELFAQIKRPRVRYDVEVITKLVVYSGIAWIVIDGAGVLFERMGLMPTE; the protein is encoded by the exons ATGGGGCCCCCGGCAGTggatggccagccagacgctgggttgaggagttTGAATCATT ACCGAAATCAACTCCCCCCTTGGCGATACTGGCCTCGACAGAAGCTTCTCCCGTTGGTACGATACGAGACTCCCTACCTCGCCTGGTGCCAGGAGAAAATCCGTACGCCGGCGTTGGACTCGTACTTTGCGTTCACGGCCAACCTCGGCACTCATACGTTCTTCATGGTCTTTTTGCCGATCTTGTTCTGGAGCGGATATCCAAGCTTAGGACGGGG GATGGTACATTTACTCGCCTGCGGTGTCTTCTTCAGCGGTTTCATCAAGGACCTGGTCTGCCTCCCGCGACCGTTATCTCCCCCACTGCAGAGGATTACCATGTCTGGCTCTGCGGCCCTAGAATACGGTTTCCCGTCGACTCACTCGACCAATGCCGTATCAGTCGCGGTTTATGCTCTTTACCTGTTGAACTCTCCCGAGACGACGCTGAGCGATGGCCTCAACTTTTCCCTCCAGACTATAACGTATCTGTACGTTACATCGATCGTTCTCGGTCGCTTGTACTGTGGCATGCATGGGTTCTTCGATGTTGTAATTGGCTCAGCGTTGGGTATCATATTGGCTGCATTGCATTGCGCTTTTGAGGCAGCGATAGAACAATACGCCCAGACTGGTAGTGGAAAGCAGGTGGTGCTTGttgtcctcatcatcctggcTCTTGTCCGCCTCCACCCGGAACCCGCAGACGACTGCCCGTGCTTCGACGACAGTGTTGCTTTTGCGGGTGTGATGATCGGGGCACAGACGGCGTACTGGAGCTTGGCCAGAGCAAACGCTACCTGGGACACCCCCCATCCTGCGACTCTTCCCCACTACCGATATGAGAATATAGGCTGGGCGAAAATGGGTCTCCGTTTCGCTATTGGAGTCTTCCTGCTTTTCGCGTGGAGGGAAGCTATGAAACCAGCTCTGCTGCGGATTCTCCCGCCGGTGTTCCGTGGACTGGAGAAGCTGGGATTGATTCTTCCCCGTCGGTTCTTTACAAATGCCTC GCAATACACTACGGTCCCCGCTCAACTAAAGGACCACGAAGTGATGCCAAGCTTCTCAGATATTCCTTCCATCGTCGCCAACATCCGCCACCCGAGACGCCGCGCCGTTTCCATTGGACCCCAATCTGAAGCTGACGCCTACGAGACGCTCGCCTACCGCGAGAAGCGCCGACGGGACAGTCTTTCTAGCCCGTACCGGGGATCTCCCGCAACAGAACCCgtgcaggaagaagacgccTCGACATCTGCGACATCCGTTCCGAGACTGTCGCGGAAACCATCCAAACTGGACGAGTACGAGCACATGATGGGGCGGGGCACGACCGCCATCGATGTTAGGTCTCAGTCGCCCGAGGGGACCGAGCCATTCCCCGAGTTTGTCTCGGACGAgcgcgacgaggaggagctgtttgCTCAGATTAAGCGGCCGCGTGTACGATACGATGTAGAAGTTATTACGAAGCTGGTTGTATATTCAG GGATTGCGTGGATTGTTATTGACGGGGCTGGGGTGTTGTTCGAGCGGATGGGACTCATGCCTACCGAATGA
- a CDS encoding uncharacterized protein (COG:S;~EggNog:ENOG410PSSK;~InterPro:IPR013958;~PFAM:PF08649;~go_component: GO:0042729 - DASH complex [Evidence IEA];~go_component: GO:0072686 - mitotic spindle [Evidence IEA];~go_process: GO:0007052 - mitotic spindle organization [Evidence IEA]), producing the protein MSLSTPGPKTRSTSPTVFEQQREELVREIAVGMEQVLQNINRLNRNLESVISVCSSISLIYPIQSNTLSPGEKKKRKKI; encoded by the exons ATGTCCCTGTCAACACCAGGGCCAAAAACACGGTCCACCTCGCCAACGGTcttcgagcagcagcgcgaAGAACTCGTGCGCGAGATTGCCGTG GGCATGGAACAAGTCCTCCAAAACATCAACCGGCTGAATCGGAATCTGGAGAGTGTTATCTCGGTATGTTCATCCATCAGCCTCATATATCCAATCCAGTCCAATACATTATCACcgggggaaaaaaagaaaagaaaaaaaatttaa